From a single Nematostella vectensis chromosome 3, jaNemVect1.1, whole genome shotgun sequence genomic region:
- the LOC5512628 gene encoding probable 28S rRNA (cytosine-C(5))-methyltransferase: MGRKKDTGEMVKKGPGRKAKKQQAPKMAELLGNKLGGNEKKNRNKKRKLKDIGGSEKENRVKTASFIREKKQRLDKSKPKKKTQQKPVSDSEDDDDEFDDGDDMEDEPSKMLFGDSSDEEIDFSAKSKSKPFSDDNAEWLKLADGGDKSDSDMPDEFEDDDNKDSNHDDESGSDQEAESDDEMLPVEKKAKKLDKKKARDKKLADEEMKTNISSTEVFVLPSGQEIEKEANEPPELALINQRIRENIQALSNFSKAREPGRSRKEYLSLLLKDLCTYYSYGEFLMEKFLEMFQLNELIEFLEANEVHRPVTIRTNSLKTRRRDLAQALINRGVNLDPVGKWSKVGLVVYDSSVPIGATPEYLAGHYMIQGSSSMLPVMALAPQEKERVLDMCAAPGGKTTYLAALMKNTGIVVANDAKKERTKALVANIHRLGVTNTVVCNYDGRAFPKVMGGFDRTLLDAPCSGTGVISKDPSVKTNKTEKDILRCSHVQKELILAAIDSVDAKSPTGGYIVYSTCSIMVEEDEWVVDYALSKRHVKLVPTGLDFGREGFSKFRGRHFHPSLKLTRRFYAHAHNMDGFFVAKLKKFSNKIPGEEGPAPLLPKPADEDDEGSGNEESTETPGGTSPKETNITTDKSPSSSPKKTRPKSNKQKKKSGKKTKTN; the protein is encoded by the exons ATGGGGAGAAAGAAGGATACCGGTGAGATGGTGAAGAAGGGTCCGGGAAGAAAGGCGAAAAAGCAGCAAGCGCCGAAAATGGCTGAGCTTTTAG GGAACAAACTAGGTGGGAACGAGAAAAAGAATAGAAACAAGAAAAG GAAATTAAAAGATATTGGTGGTTCAGAAA aagaAAATAGGGTTAAAACTGCATCATTTATCAGG GAAAAGAAGCAAAGACTTGATAAATCTAAACCAAA GAAGAAAACTCAACAGAAACCAGTTTCTGATtctgaggatgatgatgatgagtttgatgatggtgatgatatggAAGATGAACCTAGCAAAATGCTATTTGGTGACAGTAGCG ATGAAGAAATTGATTTCAGTGCAAAGTCTAAATCAAA GCCTTTTAGTGATGACAATGCAGAATGGCTCAAGCTGGCTGATGGTGGAGATAAGTCAGATTCTGATatg CCTGATGAATTtgaggatgatgataataaagatAGCAATCATGATGATGAATCAGGAAGTGATCAAGAGGCTGAAAGTGACGACGAG ATGCTTCCGGTTGAGAAGAAAGCCAAGAAGCTGGACAAGAAAAAAGCTCGTGACAA AAAACTTGCTGATGAAGAAATGAAGACCAACATCTCTTCAACAGAAGTGTTTGTTTTGCCAAGCGGTCAAGAAATAGAGAAAGAAG CCAATGAACCACCAGAACTGGCACTGATCAACCAGCGAATCCGAGAAAACATCCAGGCATTAAGCAACTTTAGCAAAGCAAGAGAGCCTGGGAG gtctCGCAAAGAGTACCTTTCTCTGCTTTTGAAAGACTTGTGTACATACTACAGCTATGGGGAGTTTCTCATGGAAAAGTTTTTGGAGATGTTCCAATTGAATGAG CTGATTGAGTTTCTTGAGGCCAATGAAGTCCATCGACCTGTGACCATTCGAACAAATTCGCTGAAAACAAGAAGAAGAGACTTGGCCCAG GCTTTGATTAATCGTGGAGTAAACTTGGATCCGGTTGGGAAGTGGTCAAAAGTTGGTTTGGTTGTTTATGACTCTTCAGTTCCTATTG GTGCCACGCCCGAGTACCTGGCTGGGCACTACATGATCCAAGGGTCTTCGTCAATGCTGCCCGTAATGGCCCTGGCACCTCAGGAGAAGGAGCGGGTCCTGGACATGTGTGCTGCACCTGGTGGCAAGACCACATATCTAG CTGCACTGATGAAGAACACTGGTATTGTTGTGGCCAACGATGCTAAGAAGGAGAGAACGAAAGCTCTTGTAGCGAATATTCACAGATTAG GTGTCACCAATACTGTTGTTTGCAACTACGACGGCCGGGCATTCCCAAAG GTAATGGGTGGGTTTGATCGCACTCTGCTGGACGCACCGTGTAGCGGCACAGGCGTCATATCCAAGGATCCCTCAGTTAAGACCAACAAG ACAGAAAAAGACATCCTTCGCTGCTCCCACGTGCAAAAGGAATTGATTCTTGCCGCCATCGACTCAGTGGATGCTAAGTCGCCGACTGGAGGATACATCGTCTACTCTACTTGCTCAATCATG GTGGAAGAGGACGAATGGGTTGTCGATTATGCCCTCAGCAAGCGTCACGTGAAGCTGGTGCCAACTGGACTGGACTTTGGCCGGGAAGGGTTTTCCAA GTTCCGCGGACGTCATTTCCACCCCTCCCTCAAGCTGACGCGTCGGTtttatgcgcatgcgcataatATGGATGGCTTTTTTGTCGCTAAACTGAAGAAATTCTCCAACAAAATCCCCGGAGAAGAAG GTCCAGCTCCCCTTCTTCCAAAGCCAGCGGACGAGGATGACGAAGGGTCTGGAAACGAAGAAAGCACAGAAACTCCAGGCGGGACATCACCAAAGgaaacaaacataacaacTGATAAATCACCTAGCTCCTCGCCCAAGAAAACGAGGCCCAAGTCCAACAAGCAGAAAAAGAAATCCGGAAAAAAGACTAAGACAAATTAG
- the LOC5512595 gene encoding E3 ubiquitin-protein ligase TRAIP: MIRAFCTICQDLILTGHEASTGQCGHVFHQTCLSSWLNRNKTCPKCRHKVTKAITLFMDEPNDSDIQSSSVDTSVLMDQLEQQRSMNKEKERQKEYLSSEIKRLEEKMEDYKEKCNSSEKKLNNALAVSTSLRKQMAYLKQQEGECAQAKQEAITCRQELNKFKRLKHLVEGTRHDAEDMLNRIGDGMEGSRSVQELVTQLVILKRELEKIKESRNRARDHKEMQEREITRLRNELSTKEVEIKRVTDQLCMAESDLTRVEKESASLKKKLSKLEQAFNSPSPRSSAITRLMRESPAPMEFKRPRLTPPEEYDENQPLASNQPSSGGVKMDPELENAAKEMGLTLVKTTSFSTKPAVKKLSNPLLPQARKRPLGERETGSSSAFRTGYDGLGGHSTKFVKPNKPVKQAKVARPNTLSRFVKTTKDGKEPPLPVMTLDFT; encoded by the exons ATGATTCGTGCATTTTGCACGATTTGCCAGGATTTGATTTTAACAGGGCATGAAGCTAGCACGGGGCAGT GTGGTCATGTGTTCCATCAGACATG CCTTTCCTCCTGGCTCAATAGGAACAAGACATGTCCAAAGTGCAGACATAAAGTAACCAAAGCTATTACACTCTTTATGGATGAGCCTAATGACAGTGATATTCAGTCATCATCTGTTGATACATCAGTACTTATG GATCAGCTTGAGCAACAAAGATCTATGAATAAGGAAAAGG AGCGTCAAAAGGAGTACCTTTCTTCAGAGATCAAGAGACTCGAAGAGAAAATGGaagactacaaagaaaaatgtaaCTCATCAGAGAAGAAACTCAACAATGCACTTGCAGTCAGCACCTCTCTTAGG AAACAAATGGCATACCTAAAGCAACAGGAAGGAGAGTGTGCCCAGGCTAAACAAGAGGCGATTACATGCAGACAGGAGCTGAACAAGTTCAAAAG ATTAAAGCATCTGGTCGAAGGCACACGCCATGATGCTGAAGACATGTTGAATAGGATCGGAGATGGCATGGAGGGCAGTCGCTCGGTACAAGAACTTGTCACTCAGTTAGTCATTCTAAAAAG AGAGCTGGAGAAGATCAAAGAAAGTCGGAACCGTGCACGAGATCACAAAGAGATGCAAGAGCGTGAGATCACCAGACTCAGAAATGAG CTGTCCACAAAGGAAGTTGAGATCAAGCGTGTCACCGATCAATTGTGCATGGCTGAGAGTGATCTCACGAGAGTCGAGAAGGAAAGCGCA AGTCTAAAGAAAAAGCTGAGCAAACTAGAGCAAGCGTTCAACTCGCCGAGTCCCCGAAGCAGCGCCATAACCCGACTCATGAGGGAAAG TCCGGCTCCCATGGAGTTCAAGAGACCTCGCCTAACCCCCCCTGAGGAATATGATGAGAACCAGCCGTTGGCGTCGAACCAGCCTTCGTCCGGGGGAGTTAAGATGGACCCAGAATTGGAAAATGCCGCCAAAGA AATGGGACTCACCTTAGTCAAGACAACGTCTTTTTCCACCAAGCCCGCGGTGAAAAAACTATCCAACCCTCTCCTCCCCCAAGCGCGCAAACGGCCCCTAGGGGAGAGGGAAACGGGCTCTTCATCTGCCTTTAGAACCGGATATGACGGGCTAGGTGGTCACTCCACCAAGTTTGTGAAACCCAACAAACCTGTCAAGCAAGCGAAGGTGGCCCGCCCGAATACCCTATCCAGATTTGTCAAGACGACAAAGGATGGCAAAGAACCCCCTTTACCCGTGATGACGCTGGATTTTACATAA
- the LOC5512594 gene encoding galanin receptor type 1, with protein sequence MSELFLNATNSSEVGDMIQMDSVEWHAKLVAHIIILITSLVGNMLVLSVIRGSQQRRRRKTPYELFIANLAIADLTYIIVYFLAMYTDGTKHAFFCIFMSPLVTVTSTVSMLTLTAMAAFRCKAIVNPFKAKFSNKTVYLTIVSLWVIAFVCVIPLYIVLKVVDGQCLELWPSQSLNKAYTLALFVIEYVILMFVIIFSYTRIVFYLRRNKIPRTCLNESGRVSQKRRKDDQEVSKSLVVIVILYTILTLPHHLGWIFSEIFGLKDVAKVIFQFSGTLLLAHSCCNPFVYGSFARRFRRGYLRCLTRILCCGKRSKEGKRRCRYLTTSSESSDRQTNMSGHNMSAKELLSRNTTLRTTMMESDTDSDRKHHYEKH encoded by the coding sequence ATGAGCGAACTGTTCCTGAATGCGACAAACAGCAGCGAAGTGGGCGACATGATTCAAATGGATAGCGTTGAATGGCACGCAAAGCTGGTTGCCCATATCATCATCTTGATCACCTCACTAGTCGGCAATATGCTTGTTCTCTCTGTAATCCGCGGTAGTCAACAAAGGCGAAGGCGCAAGACGCCGTACGAACTCTTCATCGCAAATCTTGCCATAGCTGACCTCACCTACATCATCGTGTACTTTTTAGCGATGTACACGGATGGAACCAAGCATGCATTCTTCTGCATATTCATGAGCCCTCTGGTGACCGTAACCTCGACTGTGAGTATGCTAACATTAACGGCAATGGCAGCCTTCAGATGCAAAGCCATAGTGAACCCTTTCAAAGCCAAGTTTTCCAACAAAACAGTGTATCTGACTATAGTCTCGCTATGGGTGATAGCCTTTGTGTGTGTGATTCCATTGTATATAGTGCTAAAAGTCGTGGATGGGCAATGCTTGGAGCTGTGGCCGTCACAAAGCCTAAACAAGGCGTACACTCTTGCGCTCTTCGTCATAGAGTACGTCATCCTTATGTTTGTCATCATCTTCTCGTACACTCGAATTGTGTTCTACCTGCGTCGGAATAAGATCCCGCGAACGTGCTTAAACGAGAGCGGACGGGTGAGTCAAAAACGCCGCAAGGATGACCAGGAAGTATCCAAGTCCTTGGTGGTCATTGTCATCTTGTACACCATCCTAACACTGCCCCATCACTTGGGCTGGATCTTTAGCGAGATCTTTGGCTTAAAGGATGTCGCCAAAGTTATATTCCAATTCTCTGGCACGCTGCTTCTCGCTCACAGTTGCTGTAACCCGTTTGTGTATGGCTCGTTCGCACGCAGATTTCGCAGGGGTTACCTGCGTTGTTTGACGCGCATATTATGTTGCGGAAAGCGCTCTAAAGAAGGAAAGAGGCGATGCAGGTATCTAACAACAAGCAGCGAGTCGTCTGATCGTCAGACGAACATGTCCGGGCACAATATGAGCGCTAAGGAACTTCTCTCCAGAAATACGACGCTGCGGACTACGATGATGGAATCGGACACTGACAGCGACCGCAAACATCACTACGAAAAACACTAA